One window from the genome of Lentibacillus daqui encodes:
- the hutH gene encoding histidine ammonia-lyase, whose product MITLTGNTLTLAEVERVVYKNEPVALSEQAVQTIFQNRQKVYELIEKKQTMYGINTGFGKFSDVVIEPDDLQDLQLHLLHSHACGVGEAFPEVISRTMLLLRANALAQGYSGVRPELVKQLVSFINAKIHPIIPQQGSLGASGDLAPLAHLALGLLGEGEVIYKDKRMPAIDALTQEEIAPLQLEAKEGLALINGTQAMTAVGVITYLEAEKLLSQSEHIAAMTMEGLNGIIDAFDADVHQIRGYEEQIDVAKRIRAILQDSQLTTKQGELRVQDAYSLRCIPQVLGACWQTVNYLREKLMVEINAVTDNPLIFSEDNKVISGGNFHGQPIAFAMDFIKLGISETANIAERRIERLVNPQLNDLPPFLSPNPGLESGAMIMQYSAASLVSENKTLAHPASVDSIPSSANQEDHVSMGTIAARHAWQILTNARRVVAIELICAMQAVEYRGVEKMAAQTKALYDQAREVVPSITKDRVFNKDIEALTSWLKAYEYECTMH is encoded by the coding sequence ATGATAACATTGACAGGAAATACATTGACACTTGCTGAAGTAGAACGCGTTGTATATAAAAATGAACCTGTAGCTTTATCTGAACAAGCGGTACAAACCATTTTTCAAAACAGGCAAAAGGTGTATGAATTGATTGAAAAAAAACAAACGATGTACGGGATTAATACTGGTTTCGGCAAATTTAGTGACGTGGTAATTGAACCGGATGATTTACAGGATCTACAGTTGCATTTGTTACATTCGCATGCATGTGGGGTTGGTGAAGCATTTCCCGAAGTAATTAGCCGGACAATGCTGCTACTAAGAGCAAATGCATTGGCGCAGGGCTATTCCGGGGTGCGTCCGGAATTAGTCAAACAGCTCGTATCCTTTATCAATGCGAAAATCCACCCGATTATACCGCAACAGGGCTCACTTGGCGCAAGCGGTGACCTGGCCCCGTTAGCACATCTGGCTTTGGGGTTATTAGGTGAAGGGGAAGTGATTTATAAGGATAAACGAATGCCGGCAATCGATGCATTGACGCAGGAAGAAATAGCTCCCTTACAGCTTGAGGCGAAGGAAGGTTTGGCTCTGATCAATGGTACACAGGCAATGACAGCGGTTGGCGTTATTACCTATCTGGAAGCGGAAAAACTACTAAGTCAATCGGAACATATTGCTGCAATGACGATGGAAGGATTAAACGGGATTATCGATGCGTTTGATGCCGATGTCCATCAGATTCGCGGCTATGAGGAACAAATAGATGTTGCCAAACGAATCCGCGCTATATTGCAGGATAGTCAGCTGACAACGAAACAGGGCGAACTACGGGTGCAGGATGCATATTCCCTGCGTTGTATTCCCCAAGTGTTGGGTGCTTGCTGGCAAACCGTTAACTATCTTCGTGAAAAACTAATGGTTGAAATCAATGCCGTTACGGATAATCCGTTAATTTTCTCCGAGGATAATAAAGTAATCTCCGGTGGAAACTTTCATGGACAGCCGATCGCATTTGCTATGGACTTTATCAAACTGGGAATCTCAGAAACTGCCAATATAGCAGAACGTCGGATTGAACGGTTAGTAAATCCGCAGCTGAATGATTTGCCCCCATTTTTAAGCCCGAATCCTGGTCTTGAATCTGGTGCGATGATCATGCAGTATAGTGCCGCATCACTCGTTTCGGAAAATAAAACTTTGGCGCATCCGGCAAGTGTTGATTCGATTCCATCATCAGCCAATCAGGAGGATCATGTCAGTATGGGAACGATCGCTGCCAGGCATGCATGGCAAATCCTGACCAATGCACGGCGGGTTGTAGCAATTGAATTGATCTGTGCCATGCAGGCGGTGGAATATCGTGGGGTAGAAAAGATGGCTGCCCAGACTAAGGCGTTATATGACCAGGCAAGAGAAGTGGTTCCTTCGATTACAAAAGATCGGGTATTTAACAAGGATATTGAAGCGTTGACGAGTTGGTTAAAGGCGTATGAATATGAATGTACCATGCATTAA
- a CDS encoding helix-turn-helix transcriptional regulator, which yields MKKTVVKNNVRYLRRKADLTQEELADQVGVHRQTIISIEKQKYEPKIGVVLAIASIVNEPVEKVFFLE from the coding sequence TTGAAAAAGACGGTGGTTAAAAACAACGTAAGGTATTTAAGACGTAAAGCCGATTTAACACAAGAGGAATTGGCCGATCAGGTAGGGGTGCATAGACAAACCATTATTTCTATAGAAAAACAAAAATATGAACCTAAGATTGGAGTGGTGTTAGCTATAGCGTCAATTGTAAATGAGCCGGTGGAAAAGGTGTTTTTTTTGGAATAA
- a CDS encoding DUF5105 domain-containing protein: protein MKKAGILLFCCLLIVALTACGKSKDKKAEAEASTSSETIEASIEDASYILSGKDDGVSGDDDQDGGLLKIDLKLKNISDSSINVFPNNDIQLYDGDNQLDPVDDTNPRVDLKGDTMNEIGVDKQKQMTVLFDVDKDKKYEINISPKSSDYSKETEDVQVPLDTSNYNDSLKSLQDPGKALKAYIETIYFDKENNDYEKYVSADKDGIQDDAKNQFKDNMETILSKDVSDSKMEEYYDSFKQASAEKDKVETKVIANANDKAYVKVEYSVLSMDDIDKEITEYKSKYREKHDDFDVKKEEKYALSKFDSILDDLEAKSATQELEIEMVKKDDKWVIDDSEDANDRLMRVFAKGSVR from the coding sequence ATGAAAAAGGCAGGAATACTTTTATTTTGCTGTTTGCTAATAGTAGCATTGACAGCTTGTGGTAAATCGAAGGACAAAAAGGCAGAAGCAGAAGCTAGTACATCATCAGAAACAATTGAGGCTTCAATTGAAGATGCATCATACATATTATCCGGCAAAGATGATGGAGTGTCTGGGGATGACGATCAAGATGGTGGTTTATTAAAGATTGACCTAAAGTTAAAAAATATTTCGGATTCGTCTATTAATGTTTTTCCTAATAATGATATTCAATTATATGATGGAGACAATCAATTGGATCCCGTTGATGACACCAATCCCCGAGTTGATTTGAAAGGCGACACAATGAACGAAATCGGGGTGGATAAACAGAAGCAAATGACGGTTTTATTTGATGTTGACAAAGATAAAAAGTATGAAATTAATATTTCACCAAAGTCTTCAGACTACAGTAAAGAAACAGAGGATGTCCAAGTCCCTCTGGATACAAGCAATTATAATGATAGCCTAAAATCCTTACAAGATCCGGGTAAAGCGCTAAAGGCATACATTGAGACGATTTATTTCGACAAAGAGAATAATGATTACGAGAAGTACGTGTCAGCAGACAAAGATGGCATACAGGATGACGCTAAAAATCAATTTAAAGACAACATGGAAACCATTCTTTCCAAGGATGTTTCGGATAGTAAAATGGAAGAGTATTATGATAGTTTCAAGCAGGCTTCCGCTGAAAAAGATAAAGTGGAAACCAAAGTGATAGCAAACGCCAATGATAAAGCGTATGTGAAAGTTGAGTATTCTGTGCTCTCAATGGATGATATAGACAAAGAGATAACGGAATATAAATCCAAATACAGGGAAAAACATGATGACTTCGATGTAAAAAAGGAAGAAAAATATGCTTTATCGAAATTTGATTCCATACTTGATGATCTGGAAGCCAAATCCGCGACTCAGGAGCTTGAAATCGAAATGGTGAAAAAAGATGATAAATGGGTTATTGATGATTCGGAAGATGCGAATGACAGATTAATGAGGGTCTTCGCCAAGGGAAGTGTTCGTTAA
- a CDS encoding ribonucleoside-diphosphate reductase subunit alpha: MIVSTKIGRERMYVSFDFLDDCWHCCFDPLQVLVWIFSFSREFHREEEIMETQMDAMVDEIVAVIEDAAQRYNLKADDVIRELQSMDVTKEEANEQALFYALNHIAMDQPGWTFVAAQMYLNDLYAQAAVNRGYDPSKKYGDFYQLIQTLTDKGIYAADLLAVYDKDEIIAIGQEIDPERDKLFNYIGLFLLADRYIARDHEHRVFELPQERFMIIAMTLMKNEMKDKRLELVKEAYWAMSNLYMTVATPTLANAGKSFGQLSSCFIDTVDDSLDGIYLNNWDIARLSKDGGGIGIYYGKVRALGSDIKKFKGNSSGVVPWIRLLNDTAVSVDQLGQRQGAVAIYLDVFHKDIMNGFLDLKTNNGDERRKAHDIFTGVAIPDLFMKKLQEVDENGRSIGEWHTFCPHQVKQIMGWKDESGNPLGLEDFYDETDTKYFTEKYEEAVNHPLLPRKTYRAMDIMARIMIAQLETGTPYMFYRDEANRQNPNKHVRGKGYTSIYCSNLCTEIMQNMSATTITNEYQDEEGNIVMIRKPGDFVVCNLSSVNLPRAVEADVIERLVPIQMRMLDNVIDLNTIKVGQAQVTNQKYRAVGLGTFGWHHLLAKQGIYWESEQSVTYADTLYETIAYHAIKASMELAKEKGTYKEFTGSEWETGAYFDRKGYDTEAWQALRDDVREHGLRNGWLMAVAPNSSTAKIGGSTDGIDPIYAVEYAEEKKNFKFKVTPPDLNHETYAYYRRSRHELDQHWSIKQNAARQRHVDQAISFNLYVRHDIKAKDLLNLHLEAWKQGLKTTYYVRSTSQAEIDECEACHS; the protein is encoded by the coding sequence ATGATAGTGTCAACCAAGATTGGACGGGAAAGAATGTACGTTTCCTTCGACTTTCTTGATGATTGTTGGCATTGTTGTTTCGATCCACTCCAAGTTCTGGTGTGGATTTTTTCATTTTCCAGGGAGTTTCATAGGGAGGAAGAAATAATGGAAACACAAATGGATGCAATGGTCGATGAAATTGTTGCCGTCATTGAAGATGCAGCACAGCGGTATAACCTGAAGGCAGATGATGTTATTCGGGAACTACAGTCAATGGATGTGACGAAAGAGGAGGCAAACGAGCAGGCATTATTTTATGCTTTAAATCATATTGCCATGGATCAGCCAGGGTGGACGTTTGTAGCGGCACAGATGTATTTAAATGATCTTTATGCACAAGCAGCAGTAAATCGCGGATATGATCCAAGTAAAAAATACGGAGACTTTTATCAATTAATCCAAACGCTTACGGATAAAGGCATCTATGCAGCGGATTTGCTTGCTGTTTACGATAAAGATGAGATCATCGCTATTGGTCAGGAGATCGATCCGGAGCGGGATAAGTTATTCAATTATATTGGTCTATTTTTACTGGCCGACCGGTACATAGCAAGGGATCATGAACATCGGGTGTTTGAATTACCACAGGAACGGTTTATGATTATTGCGATGACATTGATGAAAAACGAAATGAAGGATAAACGCCTGGAACTTGTGAAAGAGGCTTACTGGGCCATGAGCAATTTGTATATGACGGTCGCCACACCAACGCTTGCCAATGCCGGGAAAAGTTTTGGTCAGTTGTCCTCCTGCTTTATTGATACAGTGGACGATTCGCTTGATGGGATTTACCTGAATAATTGGGATATTGCCAGATTAAGCAAAGACGGCGGCGGAATTGGTATTTACTATGGAAAAGTACGGGCGCTTGGGTCTGATATTAAGAAATTTAAAGGAAATTCATCAGGGGTTGTCCCATGGATCCGCTTATTGAACGATACCGCAGTCAGTGTTGATCAGCTTGGCCAGCGGCAGGGAGCTGTAGCCATTTATTTGGATGTTTTTCATAAGGATATCATGAATGGGTTCCTTGATCTGAAAACCAATAATGGTGACGAACGCCGGAAAGCCCACGATATTTTTACTGGAGTGGCCATTCCAGATTTATTTATGAAAAAGCTGCAGGAAGTTGATGAGAACGGCCGCAGTATTGGCGAATGGCATACTTTCTGCCCGCATCAGGTGAAACAAATCATGGGCTGGAAAGATGAATCAGGTAACCCGCTTGGCTTAGAAGACTTCTATGATGAAACAGATACGAAATATTTTACCGAAAAATACGAAGAAGCGGTTAATCACCCGTTACTGCCAAGGAAAACCTACCGGGCGATGGATATTATGGCCCGCATTATGATTGCTCAACTGGAAACTGGTACACCGTACATGTTCTATCGTGATGAAGCAAACCGCCAGAACCCGAATAAGCATGTCCGCGGCAAAGGCTATACATCAATCTATTGCAGTAACTTATGTACAGAGATTATGCAAAATATGTCGGCGACAACAATCACGAACGAATATCAGGATGAGGAAGGCAATATTGTGATGATCAGAAAACCAGGTGATTTTGTCGTCTGTAATCTATCATCGGTTAATTTACCTCGTGCGGTTGAAGCGGATGTGATCGAACGACTGGTGCCGATCCAAATGCGAATGCTTGATAATGTGATCGATCTGAACACGATTAAGGTTGGTCAGGCACAGGTAACCAATCAAAAGTATCGCGCGGTTGGACTCGGGACATTTGGCTGGCACCACTTGTTGGCAAAGCAAGGAATCTATTGGGAGTCAGAGCAATCGGTAACCTATGCCGATACACTCTATGAAACAATTGCCTATCATGCCATTAAAGCTTCGATGGAACTGGCAAAAGAGAAAGGAACGTACAAGGAATTTACTGGATCGGAGTGGGAGACAGGTGCGTATTTTGATCGCAAGGGCTATGATACCGAGGCTTGGCAGGCTTTGCGTGATGACGTTCGTGAACATGGACTGCGCAATGGCTGGCTAATGGCGGTAGCACCAAATTCGTCTACAGCAAAAATTGGTGGTTCAACTGATGGGATTGACCCAATTTATGCAGTAGAATATGCCGAGGAGAAGAAGAATTTTAAATTTAAAGTAACACCACCAGACCTCAATCACGAGACATATGCCTATTATCGCCGCTCCAGACACGAATTGGATCAGCATTGGAGTATTAAGCAGAACGCGGCCCGTCAGCGTCACGTCGATCAAGCGATTAGTTTTAACTTGTATGTCCGACATGATATTAAGGCAAAGGATTTATTGAATCTGCATCTTGAAGCCTGGAAACAAGGATTGAAAACGACCTATTATGTCAGAAGCACATCACAAGCGGAAATTGATGAATGTGAGGCGTGCCATAGTTAA
- a CDS encoding ABC transporter permease subunit, with protein sequence MLLSEKGRKRIKFLFFIGESIPDVLVIGLSILAAIFIHQHTDMVFFSIGSFADKRVFVIPIIVLAILPTLLFYRTMIYDFEEEYAQLYIDFAKSKGLTTHNILFSHVLRNAIINIFLHAKSITWFMLSNLLMIEYAFNIDGLMHFIMEHYSPPILAMGLLFIFVPIYAIQALGQSIIEKMTGRQVEV encoded by the coding sequence ATGCTGCTTTCAGAAAAGGGGCGTAAAAGGATCAAGTTTCTATTCTTTATTGGGGAATCCATTCCTGATGTACTTGTAATTGGTCTCTCGATTCTTGCAGCAATTTTCATCCATCAGCATACGGACATGGTGTTTTTTAGTATTGGCTCCTTCGCAGATAAACGGGTATTTGTCATACCTATTATCGTACTGGCTATATTGCCGACGTTACTTTTTTACCGTACCATGATTTACGATTTTGAGGAAGAATATGCTCAACTCTATATCGATTTTGCAAAATCCAAAGGGTTAACAACACATAATATTTTGTTTTCCCACGTTTTGCGTAATGCCATTATCAATATCTTCTTGCACGCCAAATCTATTACCTGGTTTATGCTGTCCAACCTGCTTATGATCGAATATGCATTCAACATCGACGGTTTGATGCACTTTATAATGGAGCACTATTCACCCCCAATATTAGCAATGGGTCTGTTGTTCATATTTGTACCCATTTATGCGATACAGGCTTTGGGACAGAGCATAATAGAAAAAATGACCGGCAGACAGGTGGAGGTTTGA
- the nhaC gene encoding Na+/H+ antiporter NhaC, whose amino-acid sequence MENSKKKIPLILALIPFVVMIVAMTFVIIVYDGAPHIPILLGAIVAAFIAWLCGYSWSDLEHYIYQGITKVLPAVIILIFVGLIISAWVGGGIVTTMIYYGLEIITPSFFLVAMLVICAVVTLMIGSSWSTIGTIGVAGMGIGLSMGIPPAMIVGAIVSGAFFGDKMSPLSDTTVLASGIAGTTLSEHIKHMLYTTVPAFIIALIVYLVMGMKFAGNSINAQNIDAVMESLQANFVISPWLLLIPLAVIFLVFKKVPALPALTVGIILGFLAEILIQGGSIGDAVNALQEGYHIETGNDTVNDLLNQGGLESMLYTVSLAVVAMIFGGLMEGTGMLMAIVEQILKLARTARSLCATTVVSSFLTNVFTAEQYISIIIPGRMYAQSFKDKNLHPKNLSRALEDGGTITSALVPWSTDAVFVASTLGVGAVAYAPYAVLNYCVPVISIIFSLVGFSIVYRKRGTSEETNN is encoded by the coding sequence ATGGAGAATTCCAAGAAAAAGATTCCATTAATATTAGCACTCATTCCATTTGTTGTTATGATTGTTGCGATGACCTTTGTCATTATTGTTTATGATGGAGCCCCACATATTCCAATTCTGTTGGGTGCTATTGTAGCTGCATTTATTGCGTGGTTGTGCGGTTATTCCTGGAGTGATCTGGAACATTACATTTATCAAGGTATCACCAAAGTGTTACCAGCCGTTATTATTTTGATTTTCGTTGGACTTATTATAAGTGCCTGGGTTGGCGGGGGAATTGTGACGACGATGATATATTATGGATTGGAAATCATCACGCCATCCTTTTTCCTTGTGGCGATGTTAGTGATTTGTGCGGTTGTTACGTTGATGATTGGCAGTTCCTGGTCGACGATTGGTACGATTGGTGTAGCTGGCATGGGAATTGGACTTAGCATGGGGATTCCGCCGGCCATGATTGTTGGTGCGATTGTCTCTGGTGCTTTCTTTGGTGATAAAATGTCGCCACTTTCCGATACAACAGTGCTGGCATCAGGAATAGCTGGAACAACGTTATCGGAACACATCAAGCATATGCTGTATACAACGGTCCCTGCCTTTATTATTGCGCTAATTGTCTACCTGGTTATGGGAATGAAGTTTGCGGGCAATTCCATTAACGCGCAAAATATTGATGCGGTTATGGAGAGTTTGCAAGCGAATTTTGTGATCTCGCCGTGGCTGTTACTCATTCCGTTGGCGGTCATCTTTCTTGTGTTTAAAAAAGTTCCCGCATTGCCCGCGCTTACCGTAGGAATTATTTTGGGCTTTTTAGCGGAAATTTTGATTCAGGGTGGAAGTATTGGTGATGCGGTGAATGCACTGCAAGAAGGGTATCATATCGAAACAGGAAATGACACGGTTAACGATTTATTAAATCAGGGTGGACTGGAATCCATGTTGTACACTGTTTCCTTGGCAGTTGTTGCAATGATCTTTGGTGGCCTGATGGAAGGAACAGGTATGCTAATGGCAATTGTTGAACAAATCCTGAAGCTGGCACGTACGGCGAGAAGCCTATGTGCAACAACGGTCGTATCATCATTTTTAACCAATGTGTTTACTGCTGAACAGTATATTTCTATTATCATTCCGGGGAGGATGTATGCACAAAGTTTTAAAGATAAAAATCTGCACCCCAAAAACCTGTCACGAGCGCTTGAAGACGGTGGAACGATTACTTCGGCACTTGTCCCATGGAGCACGGATGCGGTGTTTGTTGCCAGTACGCTGGGAGTTGGTGCAGTAGCATATGCACCGTATGCAGTCTTGAACTATTGTGTTCCCGTTATCTCCATCATTTTTTCACTTGTCGGGTTTTCCATTGTTTACCGGAAACGAGGTACATCAGAGGAGACAAATAATTAA
- a CDS encoding ABC transporter permease yields MMHTEKRLKKLFQHPLFLSGFIFLVLLVAASFIHAIFFHGKIPVTDFRYDSQGKMTGSGPFNPLEVPPLGTDEVGRHIFVLLLQGAKYTLGISILVAGLRVMISAIIGFLFGGFFSRIKPYVSRFVNGFYFIPTALLCYVLLFDVIMIPNYTADEYSFVLRAIYELIILTIVAIPTTSLLIGNQVDHIYKMEFITTAKTLGGSRIHLLRKHVLPYMIPRLFIQFTLEIVQVLVLLIHLGFFHLLFGGTIAKDLGDGQSAYLSVSSEWSGMVGNGFDHLSGWSWMFFDVIIAFTMVILALNFIVKGMNDIFLEERKMTKKNQIKKRPEEKNSSQIKQKLDFTLLICLMPLWHYL; encoded by the coding sequence ATGATGCATACAGAAAAACGTTTAAAAAAGCTATTCCAACATCCTCTTTTTTTGAGCGGATTTATATTTTTGGTTTTGTTAGTAGCTGCCAGTTTTATTCATGCTATATTTTTTCATGGCAAGATACCAGTTACCGACTTTCGCTACGATAGCCAGGGGAAAATGACAGGGAGCGGACCATTTAATCCATTGGAAGTACCTCCACTTGGAACCGATGAAGTAGGGAGACATATTTTTGTACTGTTATTACAGGGGGCCAAATATACGTTAGGTATTTCGATACTTGTCGCCGGTTTACGGGTTATGATATCGGCTATAATTGGTTTTCTTTTCGGGGGATTCTTTTCCAGGATAAAGCCATATGTCAGTAGGTTTGTGAATGGATTTTATTTTATACCAACAGCACTTCTCTGTTATGTGCTTCTTTTTGACGTGATCATGATTCCCAATTATACAGCAGATGAATACAGTTTCGTACTACGAGCTATTTATGAGTTGATTATCTTAACGATTGTAGCCATCCCAACCACTTCATTGTTAATTGGAAATCAGGTCGACCATATCTATAAAATGGAATTTATTACAACTGCTAAAACACTGGGAGGGAGCCGTATTCATTTATTGCGAAAACACGTTCTACCTTATATGATACCCCGCTTGTTTATTCAATTCACACTAGAAATTGTTCAAGTATTGGTGTTGCTCATTCACCTTGGGTTTTTTCATTTATTATTTGGTGGGACAATTGCAAAAGATCTGGGTGATGGACAATCCGCATACCTTTCCGTTTCCAGTGAATGGTCCGGCATGGTTGGTAATGGGTTTGATCATCTAAGTGGCTGGTCCTGGATGTTCTTTGATGTGATTATTGCCTTTACGATGGTTATTTTAGCCCTGAATTTTATAGTTAAAGGCATGAACGATATATTTCTGGAAGAACGTAAAATGACCAAGAAGAATCAGATAAAAAAACGCCCGGAGGAAAAAAACTCGAGCCAAATAAAACAGAAATTAGACTTTACGTTGCTGATTTGCTTAATGCCTCTGTGGCATTATTTATAA
- a CDS encoding flavodoxin domain-containing protein — translation MRIAMVYTSVTGNTEAVAAIIQEKLQERLVDVELFSVRKFPMERLSQYDGLVIGTYTWANGNIPGEMMNLYMELERADTPNLVTAIFGSGDSFFPYFCGAVDEFRDMLYVQTDLAVTLKVELRPQSEDVRKCTRFVDCLLDKVKQHSMGVIAAPR, via the coding sequence ATGCGAATTGCGATGGTTTATACATCGGTAACCGGAAATACGGAAGCAGTGGCAGCAATTATTCAGGAGAAACTTCAGGAACGCTTAGTTGATGTCGAGCTATTTTCAGTAAGGAAATTTCCAATGGAGCGATTGTCGCAGTATGATGGCTTGGTGATTGGGACATATACGTGGGCAAATGGCAATATTCCCGGTGAGATGATGAATTTGTATATGGAGCTGGAAAGAGCAGACACTCCAAATTTGGTTACCGCCATATTCGGCTCCGGTGACAGCTTTTTCCCGTATTTTTGTGGTGCAGTCGATGAATTTCGTGATATGTTGTATGTTCAAACTGATTTGGCGGTAACATTGAAAGTGGAATTACGGCCACAGTCTGAGGATGTAAGGAAATGTACGCGATTTGTTGATTGTTTGCTGGATAAAGTGAAACAGCATTCGATGGGGGTTATTGCAGCTCCCAGATGA
- a CDS encoding ribonucleotide-diphosphate reductase subunit beta yields the protein MSVNTPIKRINLLNPEYPNKSTGIINGKSSGLLNWNDIAYPQMYDLYQALLSNFWKAQEINMQDDIKQWDLLSETEQDVFLRVNTQLAMLDSLQTPTMNQVMDYVTDSSFKAIFAVISQQEAVHNESYSYILSSLVPLKEQNRRFNQAKSDPVIKKRNQLILDVYDEFRNHPTPLNLFKLAVNSVNLEGIYFYAGFAFFYNLARQQKMLKTSTMISYIQRDEMQHTYFITQLIRILLAENKELDTDENIDYIYQSIDKATTLEKDWAHYILADINGIDLEEFDQYVEYLANKRLRQIGLNNLYTERENPMPWIHVFSDEMINETKSDFFEQKARTYSKVTQSNGFEEL from the coding sequence ATGTCGGTTAACACACCAATCAAACGCATTAATTTACTGAATCCGGAGTATCCGAATAAGTCAACCGGGATCATTAATGGAAAATCATCGGGGTTATTAAACTGGAATGATATTGCTTATCCGCAAATGTATGACCTGTACCAGGCGCTGTTATCAAATTTTTGGAAAGCACAGGAAATCAATATGCAGGATGATATCAAGCAATGGGACTTGTTAAGTGAAACCGAACAGGATGTTTTTTTACGGGTCAATACCCAGCTGGCCATGCTTGACAGTTTGCAAACACCGACCATGAATCAAGTGATGGATTATGTCACAGATTCCAGCTTTAAGGCGATTTTTGCCGTGATTTCCCAACAGGAGGCGGTACACAATGAATCCTATTCCTATATTCTTAGTTCACTGGTACCTTTAAAAGAACAAAATCGTCGCTTCAATCAGGCGAAAAGTGATCCGGTTATTAAGAAACGAAACCAGTTGATTTTGGATGTGTATGATGAATTCAGAAACCATCCAACACCATTGAATTTATTCAAGCTTGCGGTAAATTCAGTTAACCTGGAAGGCATCTATTTCTATGCTGGCTTTGCTTTTTTCTATAACCTGGCCCGGCAACAGAAAATGTTAAAAACTAGTACGATGATCAGCTATATTCAAAGGGATGAGATGCAGCATACGTATTTCATCACCCAGCTTATCCGCATCCTGCTTGCAGAAAATAAGGAATTGGATACGGATGAAAATATCGATTATATCTATCAATCGATTGATAAGGCAACTACATTAGAAAAAGATTGGGCACATTATATTTTGGCTGATATAAATGGAATTGATCTGGAAGAATTTGATCAGTATGTTGAGTATCTTGCCAACAAGCGATTACGACAAATAGGCTTGAACAATTTATATACGGAACGGGAAAATCCAATGCCATGGATCCATGTTTTCAGTGACGAGATGATCAACGAAACCAAATCGGACTTCTTTGAACAAAAGGCGCGAACCTATTCCAAGGTAACCCAGTCCAATGGCTTTGAGGAATTGTAG